CTTGAATTCGGACATCCTGGAGGAAAGGATGCCCCTCTCGGAACCCGTGATCAACCGGGTTGGCAGGAGGGAAGCGTCTATGTCACTCCCGAGGGCCAGCGTCTCACGGATAAGTTCGAGCAGGCGGCCTACCTGCGGACAGTTCAGGATTGGATCATCCGGCCTCAACTCAAAAGTCTGGAAGGAGTGGCCGGCGTCGATACCATCGGCGGCTTTGTAAAGCAATATCATGTCCATCCTGATCCAAATAAGTTGATCGCCTTTGGTCTCAGCTTCACCGACGTGATCGAAGCTTTGGAAAAGAATAATGTCAGTACGGGAGCGGGATACATTGAACGAAACGGGGAGTCTTATCTTGTGCGGGCTGACGGCCGTATTGGGTCGCTGGATCAAATAGCCAGCATCGTGGTCGGAAGTCAGAAGGGAACGCCCATCCGTATCGGCGATATTGCCGACGTTCGTCTGGGTCAGGAGCTTCGCACGGGAAGCGCCAGTAAAAGCGGCCAGGAAGCTGTCGTCGGAACGGCCCTAATGCTCATTGGTGAAAACAGCAGAGCCGTCGCGAAAGCGGTCGATGAGAAAATTCAGACCATTCGAAAGAGCCTGCCGACCGATGTTATCATCACGCCAGTTCTCAATCGAACGAAACTTGTCGATGCTACCATCAAGACGGTCGAGAAGAACCTGGCTGAGGGTGCGATCCTCGTGATCGTCGTGCTCTTTCTTCTGCTGGGCAACATCAAGGCGGCGCTGATCACGGCATCAGCCATTCCACTTTCTATGCTGATGACATCCATGGGAATGGTGAGGTGGAAAATCAGTGGTAACCTCATGAGTCTTGGGGCCATTGACTTTGGTTTGATCGTTGATGGTGCCGTCATTATTGTGGAAAACTGCTTGCGGCATCTTGCTGAAAAGCAGCATCAACTCAAACGCGAATTGAATCTCAATGAACGTCTCCATGAAGTCTTTGTCGCCAGCAAAGAGGTGATCAAGCCCTCCGCTTTCGGTCAAGCCATCATCATCACGGTCTATCTTCCCATCATCAGCCTGACAGGCATTGAAGGCAAGATGTTCCATCCGATGGCGATGACCGTTATCATCGCTTTGGCAGCTGCCTTCATTCTGTCGATAACTCTTGTGCCAGCGCTTGTGGCCATGTTCATCAAGGGAAAAATCAGCGAGAAAGAAAACCGCCTCTTCGCCTGGGCCAAGAACAGGTATGAACCCGCGATCCACTTCGCTATCAATCGCAGCAAGCCTGTCGTTGCGGTTGCCGTTGGGATTTTCCTCTTGTCGATCCTCTTGTTCGGGCGGCTGGGTCAGGAATTTATTCCAACCCTGGATGAAAAGGACCTCGCTATTCAAGCCTTGAGAATACCAAGCACCGGGATCACGCAATCCACGAAGATGCAAGGGGTGGTTGAAAAAACCATTGCATCGTTCCCTGAAGTCGCGTTCGTCTTTTCCAAGACAGGCACCGCAGAGATGGCTTCCGACCCCATGCCGCCCAATGCGTCGGATACCTTCATCATTCTGAAGCCGCAAGACGACTGGCCGAACAAGGGCGAAACGAAAGAGGAACTGCGGGCTCGCCTTGAAAAGGCGCTTGGCAATCTACCGGGTAACAACTACGAATTCACGCAGCCGATTCAAATGCGTTTCAATGAACTCATTGCGGGTGTGCGCGGTGATGTCGCCGTGAAGGTATACGGCGAGGAATTCGCCGATATCGAGGCCACAGCGGCGGCGATCGGTCGAATCATCCAGTCAATTCCCGGTGCCGCTGACGTGAAAGTCGAGCAGACCAAAGGACTTCCCGTCATGAACGTCGAGATTGACCGGAATCTCATCGCTCGAAATGGCCTTTCCATGAAAGATGTCCAGGATGTGGTGAACATTGCGATCGGAGGCAGGGAAGCAGGTATGGTTTTCGAGGGCGATCGCCGGTTTGATCTCATGGTTCGTCTGCCTGAGTCCATCCGGGACAACATCGATGAACTGAAATCCATACCTGTGCCTTTGCCGCAGGATAAAGATGACGAACGATCGTCCGCATCGAGCCCTGGCATGGGCCACAGGCACGAAGTCGATGATGATGATCGACCATCATTCATTCCCCTCGGTGAGCTGGCCAACCTCAAGACCAGTGAAGGACCAAATCAGATCAGTCGGGAGAATGGCAAGCGCCGCATTGTGGTGCAGGCCAATGTTCGCGATCGCGACATCGGATCCTTTGTTGCGGAAGCTCAGGAGAAAATTGACAAGGAAGTCAAACTCCGCTCAGGACAATGGCTGGAATGGGGCGGGCAGTTCGAGAATCTGGTGGCAGCTCGGCAGAGGCTTGCCATTGTGGTGCCGGCCTGTTTCCTTTTGATCTTCATTATTCTGTTCAGTGCCTATGGTTCCGCAAAATATGCCTTGATCATCTTCTCTGGGGTGCCATTGGCTTTATCTGGTGGTGTGATCGCACTCTGGCTGCGTGGGATGCCCTTCTCCATTACAGCCGCCGTTGGTTTTATCGCTCTTTCAGGTGTCGCCGTGCTTAACGGCCTCGTCATGGTCAGCTTTATAAACCAGCTGCGCGAAGAGGGATTGTCTCTCGAAGATGCGATCCTGAAAGGATCTCTCACGCGCCTGCGGCCTGTGCTAATGACAGCCCTGGTCGCTTCCCTCGGGTTTTTGCCCATGGCACTCGCCACAGGGACAGGTGCCGAGGTGCAAAAGCCTTTGGCAACGGTGGTCGTTGGTGGACTTTTTACCAGCACCCTTTTAACTCTGCTCGTGCTGCCGGCTCTTTATAAGCTTTTTGAAAGGCGGAAGGTTGAGGAAGCCGACATTTGATCAGTATTGCATGCGAACCCTTTAGGGTTCTCAGGATTGGTATCTGTGCCTTCAAGATTGATTGCGATCTTGAAGGCCATTTTGATAAGGATACTTTGGAATGACAGACAATCATATGGATTCATGCTGTACGCCTGCCGATGGAAAGCAGACCCAAAAGGTTCCTGAGTCCAAAGCTCATGAGGATACCAGGTCCGCGCGCTCGTCTTTTCGCATCCCTCAGATGGACTGCGCAAGTGAAGTGTCCACGATCCAGGGAAAATTGGAAGGCGAGGCTGGTATCTGGAATATGAAATTTGATATCAGCAATCGGTTGCTGACCGTCAATTTCGATGATCAGATTATCTCCAGCGAAAAGATCCGGGAAATGTTGAAAGCGATTGGATTACCCGCCACAGTCCAGGAAAGCCAGACTGAGGCAGAAGATTCTCACAATCATGAGGGTTTTTCCACAAGCTATCTGAGGCTGGCTTTGGCTGGCGCTTGTGCCATTGGCGCTGAGGTCCTGGAGCTGAGTTTCCCAAATCTTTCTGAATGGATCGTGTTTACTCTCGCTGCTGTTGCCGTTTTGCTGTCTGGTATCGATGTCTATAAAAAAGGGTTTATTGCCCTTTCGCGTGCGCAGCTGAATATCAATGCTCTGATGTCGATCGCTGTCACTGGGGCTTTGGCGTTAAGGCAGTGGCCGGAAGCGGCCATGGTGATGTTTCTTTTTGCCGTTGCAGAATTGATTGAAGCGAAGGCTTTCGACAGGGCTAGAAATGCCTTTCGGAAATTGTTGGAACTGGCCCCGGATACCACGACTGTCATGAGTTCGGCTGGTGCCTGGGAAGCGCGTGCCACCAGGGAAGTTAAAATTGGGACTTTGGCGCGTGTACGTCCTGGGGAAAGGATCAGCCTGGATGGGGTGATAGCCAAAGGAAGCTCATCCATCAACCAGGCACCCATAACAGGGGAGAGCGTGCCTGTTGAGAAAACCATCGGGGACAAGGTCTTTGCGGGAACGATCAATGAGGCCGCTGAAATCGAATACAAGACAACGTCCGCAGCGACGGATTCCACTCTGGCCAAGATAGTTGAGACTGTTGACAACGCACAGGGAGCACGAGCACCCACACAAAGGTTCATCGATCGGTTCTCCAAATATTACACACCGGCGGTGTTTTTTATTGCTCTTGCTGTTGCGATCCTGCCGCCGCTTTTTGGTGGCGGTGCCTGGTTCGATTGGCTCTATAAAGCGCTGGTGCTCCTGGTTATCGCCTGCCCTTGCGCTCTTGTGATCTCGACACCCGTGACGATTGTCAGCGGACTGAGTGGAGCGGCCAAACACGGAGTTTTGATCAAAGGCGGGGCCTATTTAGAAAGGGGGTCAAAGCTCAAGATTATTGCCCTGGACAAGACGGGAACACTCACCTACGGCAAACCCCACCAGACCGACTTTTCGCTTCTGGATGGCGGCGATGAAAAGGAAGCGCGATCGATAGCCGCCAGTCTCGCATCGCGTTCCGATCATCCCGTCTCTCAGGCGATTGCCTTGAAAGCTCAGGAGGATGGCGTCCCCTTGCTCAATGTCGATGACTTCGCGGCGATGAGCGGGCGTGGCACAAAGGGAATGATTGGCAGCCGGCAATATTTTCTGGCTAATCATCGGTTTATCGAGGAGATAAAAGTCTGCTCGCCCACTGTTGAAAAACTGCTTGAAGCCTACGAACGGGAAGGCAAAACGGTCACCATACTCGCTACCTCTGAGCGGGCTTTGGCAGTCATGGGTGTGCGGGATGCAGTGAGACCATCCAGCAGCGAGGCTATTGCAAGCCTGCACAAACTGGGTTTGAAGACTCTCATGCTGTCCGGTGACAACCAGTTGACTGCAGAGAAGATCGCCAAAGAGGTGGGGATTGATGAGGCAGTGGGTCATCTCCTGCCGGCGGACAAGATGAAGGCCATTCAGAAGTACAGCCAGAAGAAGCTACTCATCGGAATGGTCGGCGATGGCATCAACGATGCGCCAGCGCTTGCCAGTGCTGACATTGGCTTTTCGATGGGGGTTGCAGGTACGGATGTCGCTATCGAGACATCTGATGTGGCAATTATGGACGATGATCTGCGGAAGGTTCCGGTTTTCATTCAGCTATCACGAAAGACGAATAAAGTTCTGAAACAGAATATAACTGTGGCGATCGGCATCAAGGCGGTTTTTTTCGTGCTGACACTTATGGGGTTGAGTACCATGTGGATGGCGGTTTTCGCAGATACCGGGGCAAGCCTTTTGGTTGTCCTGAATGGATTGAGATTGAATCGATAAACTCTGAAGTTGGGAATGGATGGCATGGAGCAACCAAAATTTGCTACGAGAGTCCTGAAAGAACAGCCTGACTTGGTTGAATTTGTCAGTCGAGCAGGCCAGGAGACGAAAAAGCGAATTACCATGAGCCAATTGAGTCAACAGGAGGTTCATGGCATTTATATTAAGGGAAAGATGTTGGCGGGGTTTGCATTTGAGCCTTCTCCATACACCAATACTTTTTTGGGACTAAAAGAGAATGAAAAAGTTGCCGGGATAGGTTCGTTCTGGATCTCCAGGACTGAAAGGTCTCGTTTGCTGATTCATTATACGGCGGCAATCGTTTTGTCGTCTCTCATCGGGAAGAAAAGGAAGTTGGAATATATCGTTTTTTCTTCCAGCAATTCGAAAGTCCACGATATTTGTGACGTTTTGAGGTTTGAAAGAATCTCTTTCAAAAGTCAGCCGCTGCTGGAAAAAGATCCCTGCTGGGTTTATCTGGTTCGATTGAGCTGGATGAACTTTTTTCGGTTCATGAGATTAATATTCACCAAGCCACAGGTTTGAACCCCATTGTTGACAGCGGTCTAGAGGGGCGCAGTTCGTTTGGTCGAACGGATATGACCAGCTGGCTTATAGCCCTAAGATGCACATAAAATTATACACATCAAATGTGACATTTCCTATCTGGCGCAGTCAGCAAAATTTTAAATCCTAAATTTGATAGAGAAGTTAAGATCACCTTGCCGCGAGCGGCGTTCAGAAAATTCAGTGGCGCGGCTTGAAAGGCCAATCTTAAGATCTATCGGTTCATAAAACGAATAAATCTAAGATTGGAAATAATGACATATGTCCAGAGTACGCAGCAATCCCAACCGCCCCAAAAAAGGACAGGCCATAAAGGTTCAGCCAATCAGACGTCTTGAAGATATTCGT
The window above is part of the Oligoflexus sp. genome. Proteins encoded here:
- a CDS encoding CusA/CzcA family heavy metal efflux RND transporter; amino-acid sequence: MLDRILKFSIQHRFLIMLMSVVVAIAGLFSLTRLPIDAVPDITNVQVQINTVSSALSPIEMEKQVTFPIETTLAGIPGLTYTRSLSRNGFSQVTAVFKDDVDIYFARQQVAERLLEARENLPPGTDPKMGPISTGLGEVFMWTLEFGHPGGKDAPLGTRDQPGWQEGSVYVTPEGQRLTDKFEQAAYLRTVQDWIIRPQLKSLEGVAGVDTIGGFVKQYHVHPDPNKLIAFGLSFTDVIEALEKNNVSTGAGYIERNGESYLVRADGRIGSLDQIASIVVGSQKGTPIRIGDIADVRLGQELRTGSASKSGQEAVVGTALMLIGENSRAVAKAVDEKIQTIRKSLPTDVIITPVLNRTKLVDATIKTVEKNLAEGAILVIVVLFLLLGNIKAALITASAIPLSMLMTSMGMVRWKISGNLMSLGAIDFGLIVDGAVIIVENCLRHLAEKQHQLKRELNLNERLHEVFVASKEVIKPSAFGQAIIITVYLPIISLTGIEGKMFHPMAMTVIIALAAAFILSITLVPALVAMFIKGKISEKENRLFAWAKNRYEPAIHFAINRSKPVVAVAVGIFLLSILLFGRLGQEFIPTLDEKDLAIQALRIPSTGITQSTKMQGVVEKTIASFPEVAFVFSKTGTAEMASDPMPPNASDTFIILKPQDDWPNKGETKEELRARLEKALGNLPGNNYEFTQPIQMRFNELIAGVRGDVAVKVYGEEFADIEATAAAIGRIIQSIPGAADVKVEQTKGLPVMNVEIDRNLIARNGLSMKDVQDVVNIAIGGREAGMVFEGDRRFDLMVRLPESIRDNIDELKSIPVPLPQDKDDERSSASSPGMGHRHEVDDDDRPSFIPLGELANLKTSEGPNQISRENGKRRIVVQANVRDRDIGSFVAEAQEKIDKEVKLRSGQWLEWGGQFENLVAARQRLAIVVPACFLLIFIILFSAYGSAKYALIIFSGVPLALSGGVIALWLRGMPFSITAAVGFIALSGVAVLNGLVMVSFINQLREEGLSLEDAILKGSLTRLRPVLMTALVASLGFLPMALATGTGAEVQKPLATVVVGGLFTSTLLTLLVLPALYKLFERRKVEEADI
- a CDS encoding heavy metal translocating P-type ATPase; this encodes MDSCCTPADGKQTQKVPESKAHEDTRSARSSFRIPQMDCASEVSTIQGKLEGEAGIWNMKFDISNRLLTVNFDDQIISSEKIREMLKAIGLPATVQESQTEAEDSHNHEGFSTSYLRLALAGACAIGAEVLELSFPNLSEWIVFTLAAVAVLLSGIDVYKKGFIALSRAQLNINALMSIAVTGALALRQWPEAAMVMFLFAVAELIEAKAFDRARNAFRKLLELAPDTTTVMSSAGAWEARATREVKIGTLARVRPGERISLDGVIAKGSSSINQAPITGESVPVEKTIGDKVFAGTINEAAEIEYKTTSAATDSTLAKIVETVDNAQGARAPTQRFIDRFSKYYTPAVFFIALAVAILPPLFGGGAWFDWLYKALVLLVIACPCALVISTPVTIVSGLSGAAKHGVLIKGGAYLERGSKLKIIALDKTGTLTYGKPHQTDFSLLDGGDEKEARSIAASLASRSDHPVSQAIALKAQEDGVPLLNVDDFAAMSGRGTKGMIGSRQYFLANHRFIEEIKVCSPTVEKLLEAYEREGKTVTILATSERALAVMGVRDAVRPSSSEAIASLHKLGLKTLMLSGDNQLTAEKIAKEVGIDEAVGHLLPADKMKAIQKYSQKKLLIGMVGDGINDAPALASADIGFSMGVAGTDVAIETSDVAIMDDDLRKVPVFIQLSRKTNKVLKQNITVAIGIKAVFFVLTLMGLSTMWMAVFADTGASLLVVLNGLRLNR